The following coding sequences are from one Malaciobacter pacificus window:
- the cysS gene encoding cysteine--tRNA ligase, whose product MSKLQFFDSVKKQKVLFEPLVENQVKVYVCGPTVYDDSHLGHARSAIAFDLLHRVLKANNYEVTMVKNFTDIDDKIINKLATFKFSKPGYTKDKKILKRMDTLNLQNPNILKLTHNYIRKYRREMSELNVLPNTKTPKALDNLEAMKDMINNLMSKDIAYKTSDGVYFDTSKDSNYGEISHKASDENSQARIEVNSEKRNPSDFALWKYAKEQDVSFEAPFGLGRPGWHIECSAMIDKHLAYKDTPYQIDIHGGGADLQFPHHENEAAQTRCSASNQELAKYWIHNGFVTIDGEKMSKSLGNSFFLKDILKSYSGEVVRFYLLTAHYRTDFNFNEEDLLSSKKRLDKLYRVKKRVYGGGKSAINKEFKDNLLAALNDDLNSSKALAVIDELINNANDKLDANPKDKAFKKELVANLEFIQYILGIGTNDAYEYFQFGIDDSMKIQIEELIEKRNEAKKAKDFETADKVRDELTALNISVMDTPNGVVWEKK is encoded by the coding sequence ATGAGCAAATTACAATTTTTTGACTCAGTAAAAAAACAAAAGGTTCTATTTGAACCTTTAGTTGAAAATCAAGTAAAAGTATATGTTTGTGGTCCTACAGTTTATGATGATTCACACTTAGGTCATGCAAGAAGTGCTATTGCTTTTGATTTACTTCATAGAGTTTTAAAAGCTAATAATTATGAAGTTACTATGGTTAAAAATTTTACTGATATAGATGATAAGATAATTAATAAATTAGCTACCTTTAAATTTTCTAAGCCAGGATATACAAAAGACAAGAAAATTTTAAAAAGAATGGATACTTTAAATTTACAAAACCCTAATATTCTTAAATTAACGCATAACTATATAAGAAAATATCGAAGAGAAATGTCAGAACTTAATGTACTACCAAATACAAAAACACCAAAAGCATTAGACAATCTTGAAGCAATGAAAGACATGATTAATAACCTAATGTCTAAAGATATTGCCTATAAAACAAGTGATGGCGTATATTTTGATACTTCAAAAGACTCTAATTATGGAGAAATTTCACACAAAGCAAGTGATGAAAACTCACAAGCTAGGATTGAAGTAAATAGTGAGAAAAGAAATCCATCTGATTTTGCACTATGGAAATATGCAAAAGAACAAGATGTAAGTTTTGAAGCTCCATTTGGTCTAGGTCGTCCTGGTTGGCATATTGAGTGTTCTGCTATGATTGATAAACATTTAGCATACAAAGATACTCCTTATCAAATTGATATTCATGGAGGAGGAGCTGATTTACAATTTCCACACCATGAAAATGAAGCAGCACAAACTAGATGTTCAGCTTCTAATCAAGAGTTGGCAAAATATTGGATTCACAATGGTTTTGTAACAATTGATGGAGAAAAGATGAGTAAATCTTTAGGTAACTCATTTTTCTTAAAAGATATTTTAAAATCATACAGTGGTGAAGTTGTAAGATTTTATCTTTTAACAGCTCATTATAGAACTGATTTTAACTTCAATGAAGAAGACCTACTTTCATCTAAAAAAAGACTTGATAAACTTTACAGAGTTAAAAAAAGAGTTTATGGTGGTGGTAAAAGTGCAATTAATAAAGAGTTCAAAGATAATTTATTAGCTGCTTTAAATGATGATTTAAATAGTTCAAAAGCCCTTGCAGTTATTGATGAATTAATAAATAATGCAAATGATAAGCTTGATGCAAATCCTAAAGATAAAGCTTTCAAAAAAGAACTTGTAGCTAACCTAGAGTTCATTCAATATATTTTAGGAATTGGAACAAATGATGCTTATGAATACTTCCAGTTTGGAATTGATGACTCAATGAAAATTCAAATTGAAGAACTAATTGAAAAAAGAAATGAAGCTAAAAAAGCTAAAGATTTTGAAACTGCAGATAAAGTTAGAGATGAACTAACAGCCCTTAATATATCAGTTATGGATACACCAAATGGTGTTGTTTGGGAAAAGAAATAA
- a CDS encoding YbfB/YjiJ family MFS transporter encodes MHNFFDKNSNFNIILAGIIKLFIGVGIARFAYTTLLPNMLDNQVLTLTFSGILASINYVGYLSGAIFSIFIKSFQTKVNLFRFGVVFCILTTIILGITTNETIWLISRLIAGFASAMLLVVGAAIVMVKLNYENKTKAMGLYFMGIGIALASSDLISRYILDSFNWQTSWIVLSVVGSLLAFYPLYILSFDKDVKTKNEKHPFDTSLFTPFVILLIFAYFTEGIGFVIQGTFLPTIIKSIEGMEDYAALSWLAVGLAGIPSSIIWMRLAHKYGSVNIIIIAMSLQVIGILIPTIFTSLIASLLSGILYGVTFVGLVALFMNFGGKIAYKNPVVLMGALTTAYGIGQVTAPLYAVYLTQKFGSYDYTLYLTAFMVFIGVIALLFAKRLKSYIL; translated from the coding sequence ATGCATAACTTTTTTGATAAAAATTCAAATTTTAATATTATATTAGCAGGTATTATAAAACTATTTATTGGGGTTGGAATTGCTCGATTTGCATATACAACACTACTTCCTAATATGTTAGATAATCAAGTATTAACATTAACGTTTTCAGGGATTTTAGCTTCTATTAATTATGTTGGATATTTAAGCGGAGCTATTTTTTCAATCTTTATAAAAAGTTTTCAAACAAAAGTAAATCTTTTTAGATTTGGTGTTGTTTTTTGTATTTTAACAACAATTATTTTAGGTATTACTACAAATGAAACTATATGGCTTATTTCAAGACTAATTGCTGGATTTGCAAGTGCTATGTTACTTGTTGTTGGTGCAGCTATTGTAATGGTTAAGTTAAATTATGAAAATAAAACAAAAGCTATGGGACTTTATTTTATGGGAATAGGAATAGCTTTAGCAAGTAGTGATTTAATAAGTAGATATATCTTAGATAGTTTTAATTGGCAAACTTCTTGGATAGTTTTAAGTGTAGTTGGTAGTTTATTAGCTTTTTATCCTTTATATATTTTATCTTTTGATAAAGATGTTAAAACAAAAAATGAAAAACATCCATTTGATACTTCTTTATTCACTCCTTTTGTAATACTTCTAATTTTTGCATATTTCACTGAAGGCATTGGTTTTGTAATTCAAGGAACATTTTTACCGACAATTATAAAATCAATTGAAGGAATGGAAGATTATGCTGCTTTATCATGGCTTGCTGTTGGATTAGCTGGAATTCCTTCATCAATTATTTGGATGAGGTTAGCTCATAAATATGGAAGTGTAAATATTATAATTATTGCAATGAGCTTACAAGTTATTGGAATACTTATTCCTACAATATTCACTTCACTTATAGCAAGCCTTTTAAGTGGTATTTTATATGGTGTGACATTTGTTGGACTTGTCGCACTTTTTATGAATTTTGGTGGAAAAATTGCATATAAAAACCCTGTTGTATTAATGGGAGCTTTAACCACTGCTTATGGAATAGGGCAAGTTACTGCACCTCTTTATGCTGTATATCTAACACAAAAGTTTGGTTCATACGACTATACCTTATACTTAACTGCGTTTATGGTTTTTATTGGAGTTATTGCTTTATTATTTGCTAAAAGATTAAAGAGTTATATTCTCTAA
- a CDS encoding aminotransferase class I/II-fold pyridoxal phosphate-dependent enzyme produces MYLKELSSIKKSNRFRTRDLHDTNLIDLASNDYLGLSANKKIFENAYNRVLKEKYHGPKASMLVNGYSTIHKIFEDRLCEVNNFEAAITVGSGFLANISMIEALIRKNDTLFIDEEYHASGILATKLLKSEQVIIFNHNDFKDLEEKLNNNCRKGRNIIAIEGVYSMGGDLAPIEIFKIAEKTNSLLIVDEAHSSGVIGENLLGIFDLYKITPTINHIKMGTLGKAYGSYGAYILASKEIIDFLTNRAKPIIYSTAPSLFDTALGLESLNFIQENKEDLKKRIEENLKVIDEVLNIKSQSLIIPIKIGDNKKVKDIQTILKENGFLVGAIRQPTVKEAIIRLIAKIDVDLENLNNVCKILKELNKC; encoded by the coding sequence TTGTATTTAAAAGAACTTTCATCAATTAAAAAATCCAATCGTTTCAGAACTAGAGATCTACATGACACAAATCTAATTGATCTTGCATCAAATGATTATTTAGGATTATCTGCAAATAAAAAAATTTTTGAAAATGCTTATAATAGGGTCTTAAAAGAGAAATATCATGGACCTAAAGCATCTATGCTTGTAAATGGATACTCAACTATTCATAAAATTTTTGAAGATAGATTATGTGAAGTCAACAATTTTGAAGCAGCAATAACTGTTGGTTCAGGTTTTTTAGCAAATATATCTATGATTGAAGCATTAATCAGAAAAAATGACACTCTTTTTATTGATGAAGAGTATCATGCAAGTGGAATACTAGCTACTAAACTTTTAAAATCTGAACAAGTTATTATTTTCAATCATAATGACTTTAAAGACTTAGAAGAAAAACTAAATAATAATTGTAGAAAAGGAAGAAATATAATTGCTATTGAAGGTGTATATTCTATGGGTGGTGATTTAGCACCTATTGAGATATTTAAAATAGCAGAAAAAACAAACTCATTATTAATAGTTGATGAAGCTCATAGTTCTGGTGTTATTGGAGAAAACTTATTAGGTATTTTTGATTTATATAAAATTACCCCAACAATAAACCATATAAAAATGGGAACATTAGGCAAAGCTTATGGTTCATATGGAGCATATATATTAGCTTCAAAAGAGATAATAGATTTTTTAACAAATAGAGCTAAACCTATCATATATTCAACTGCACCATCACTTTTTGATACTGCACTTGGATTAGAATCATTAAACTTTATTCAAGAAAATAAAGAAGATTTAAAAAAGAGAATTGAAGAAAATTTAAAAGTTATTGATGAGGTATTAAATATTAAATCACAAAGTCTTATTATTCCAATAAAAATTGGAGATAATAAAAAAGTTAAAGATATACAAACTATTTTAAAAGAGAATGGGTTTTTAGTTGGAGCAATTAGACAACCAACTGTAAAAGAAGCAATTATTAGACTTATTGCAAAAATTGATGTGGATTTAGAAAATCTAAATAATGTATGTAAAATATTAAAAGAGTTAAATAAATGTTAA
- the miaB gene encoding tRNA (N6-isopentenyl adenosine(37)-C2)-methylthiotransferase MiaB encodes MSSNKKLFIQTLGCQMNDTDSQHIQAELEKHKGYTPTQNMEDADLIIINTCSVREKPVQKLFSEIGQFNKKKKEGAKIGVCGCTASHLGKDIIKRAPYVDFVVGARNISKIKDVVDVKGSVEIAIDNDESTYEFATAKTNKYRASVNISIGCDKKCTYCIVPSTRGDEISIPPEMIVDQVQKSVDQGAVEVMLLGQNVNSYGRRFSDGREKYTFTKLLQDVSKIEGLKRIRFTSPHPLHMDDEFIEEFARNEKISRCIHMPLQSGSTEVLRAMKRGYTKEWFLNRAAKMRELVPNLRITTDIIVAFPGETQEDFEDTLDVVNQVKFDQIFNFKYSPRPGTEALNLADKEIPDEIGSARLIELIELHKRYLEESMPKLIGSTVNVLVESLKPNGEVSGYTDNYLQVFAKGSDELLGQFVDVKITDVTRTALKGEVVL; translated from the coding sequence ATGAGTTCAAATAAAAAACTATTTATTCAAACACTTGGTTGTCAGATGAATGACACTGACAGTCAGCATATTCAAGCAGAGCTTGAAAAACATAAAGGTTATACTCCTACCCAAAATATGGAAGATGCTGATTTAATCATCATTAATACATGTTCAGTAAGAGAAAAGCCAGTTCAAAAACTTTTTTCAGAAATTGGTCAATTTAATAAAAAGAAAAAAGAGGGTGCAAAAATTGGTGTTTGTGGATGTACAGCAAGTCATCTTGGAAAAGATATTATTAAAAGAGCACCTTACGTTGATTTTGTTGTAGGTGCAAGAAATATATCAAAAATCAAAGATGTGGTTGATGTAAAAGGTTCTGTTGAAATTGCAATTGATAATGATGAGTCAACTTACGAATTTGCAACAGCAAAAACAAATAAATACAGAGCAAGTGTAAATATTTCTATTGGTTGTGATAAGAAATGTACATACTGTATTGTTCCAAGTACTAGAGGTGATGAGATTTCTATTCCACCTGAAATGATTGTTGACCAGGTTCAAAAATCAGTTGACCAAGGTGCAGTAGAAGTTATGCTTTTAGGACAAAATGTAAACTCTTATGGTAGAAGATTTTCTGATGGAAGAGAAAAATATACATTTACAAAACTTTTACAAGATGTTTCTAAAATTGAAGGTCTAAAAAGAATTAGATTTACATCTCCTCATCCTTTACATATGGATGATGAGTTTATCGAAGAGTTTGCAAGAAATGAGAAAATCTCTAGATGTATTCATATGCCTTTACAAAGTGGTTCAACTGAAGTTTTAAGAGCTATGAAAAGAGGATATACAAAAGAGTGGTTTTTAAATAGAGCTGCTAAGATGAGAGAACTTGTTCCAAATCTTAGAATTACAACAGATATTATTGTTGCATTCCCAGGGGAAACACAAGAGGATTTTGAAGATACTTTAGATGTTGTAAATCAAGTTAAATTTGACCAGATATTTAACTTCAAGTATTCTCCAAGACCTGGTACTGAAGCTTTAAATTTAGCTGATAAAGAGATTCCTGATGAAATTGGAAGTGCAAGATTAATTGAGTTAATTGAGTTACATAAAAGATATTTAGAAGAGTCTATGCCAAAACTAATTGGTAGTACAGTAAATGTATTAGTTGAAAGTTTAAAACCAAATGGTGAGGTTTCAGGTTATACAGATAACTATTTACAAGTTTTTGCAAAGGGAAGTGATGAGTTACTTGGTCAGTTTGTAGATGTTAAAATTACTGATGTAACTAGAACAGCATTAAAAGGTGAAGTTGTTTTATAA
- a CDS encoding lysophospholipid acyltransferase family protein: MLRYFKLNVLPNLLYYLVKIIYATNKKVYHHPKNDGKPIIICMWHGDLMSQPYNYFNFRQNGVVKAMISHNKDGEIIAKLVSNFKIGAVRGSSSKGAAKVLISALKELKSGNDLAITPDGPRGPRYSVADGIVALAQKSDAKVVCFNAVPTKFWQFNSWDKFILPKPFGRIDFYISEPFDIKGIEIEEAKKIIKDKMLIHSMP; this comes from the coding sequence ATGCTTAGGTATTTTAAATTAAATGTTTTACCAAATTTACTTTATTATTTAGTTAAAATAATTTATGCTACTAATAAAAAAGTTTATCATCATCCAAAAAATGATGGTAAACCTATTATTATTTGTATGTGGCATGGGGATTTAATGTCTCAGCCATATAACTATTTTAATTTTAGACAAAATGGAGTTGTAAAAGCGATGATTAGCCATAATAAAGATGGTGAAATTATTGCTAAACTTGTTTCAAATTTTAAAATAGGAGCAGTTAGAGGTTCATCTTCAAAAGGTGCTGCTAAAGTATTAATTAGTGCTTTAAAAGAGTTAAAGTCAGGAAATGATTTAGCTATAACTCCTGATGGTCCAAGAGGTCCTAGATATTCTGTTGCAGATGGAATTGTAGCTTTAGCTCAAAAAAGTGATGCTAAAGTTGTATGTTTCAATGCGGTGCCAACAAAGTTTTGGCAATTTAATTCTTGGGATAAGTTTATTTTGCCAAAACCTTTTGGTAGAATAGATTTTTATATTAGTGAACCTTTTGATATAAAAGGTATTGAAATTGAAGAAGCAAAAAAAATTATCAAGGATAAAATGTTAATTCATTCTATGCCATAA
- a CDS encoding HP0268 family nuclease: MELLFARNELNEKPKKVQLDKIKEELKELGDKIFYFDRDNSHKDMMALVDALEEDGYNVYFREVKYGLADDEYMYEVHAL, translated from the coding sequence ATGGAATTATTATTTGCAAGAAATGAGTTAAACGAAAAACCAAAAAAAGTGCAATTAGATAAAATCAAAGAAGAGTTAAAAGAGCTAGGTGATAAAATCTTCTATTTTGACAGAGATAATTCTCATAAAGATATGATGGCATTAGTTGATGCATTAGAAGAAGATGGGTACAACGTGTACTTTAGAGAAGTTAAATATGGTTTAGCTGATGATGAATATATGTATGAGGTTCATGCACTTTAA
- a CDS encoding carbonic anhydrase, translating to MLINDLIKGNKKFREVSFPKFEGDVKDLVENGQKPEILFIGCSDSRVTPDLMLDTKPGDMFILRNVGNFVPPYNLDNDYHGTSAVIEYAVNVLGVKHIIVCGHSHCGACKSLYTDLSNTPELAQVNKWLELGKRAKEYTLLAIRDKSDMEKLYRTTERISIVHQMENLLTFPYIEKKVKNGELQIHGWYYRIEDGNIEYYDGEKCSFETLKED from the coding sequence ATGTTAATAAATGATTTAATAAAAGGAAATAAAAAATTTAGAGAAGTAAGTTTTCCTAAATTTGAAGGTGATGTAAAAGATTTAGTTGAGAATGGTCAAAAACCTGAAATACTTTTTATTGGATGTTCAGATAGTAGAGTTACACCTGATTTAATGCTTGATACAAAGCCAGGGGACATGTTTATATTAAGAAATGTTGGTAATTTTGTTCCACCTTATAATCTAGACAATGATTATCATGGAACTTCAGCTGTTATTGAATATGCAGTAAATGTACTTGGAGTAAAACATATCATTGTTTGTGGTCATTCACACTGTGGAGCTTGTAAAAGTTTATATACAGACTTAAGTAATACTCCTGAACTTGCTCAAGTTAATAAATGGCTTGAACTAGGGAAAAGAGCAAAAGAGTATACACTTCTAGCAATTAGAGATAAATCTGATATGGAAAAATTATATAGAACAACAGAAAGAATCTCTATTGTTCATCAAATGGAAAACCTACTTACTTTTCCATATATTGAAAAAAAAGTTAAAAATGGTGAACTACAAATTCATGGTTGGTATTACAGAATTGAAGATGGTAATATTGAATATTATGATGGTGAAAAATGTTCATTTGAAACACTAAAGGAAGATTAG
- the nusA gene encoding transcription termination factor NusA: MDKIIDILDSIAYEKGLQIEDVENALKEALIKTALKMVDDSLVFDANIDRENKKLELFQKIEVVEEDDKRLSGEELDKYENVINPENFITLSEAKEIDPTLEIGDFMNYDLEFENMGRNAATILHNNFEYKIQRFIEENLLAKYKNKIGKTVAGTVTRIDRSENTFIEIGEIKGILQRKSRIKGESFRVGDTVKAVVKGVNIDKTNGLIIEISRTSPKFLENLLTLEVPELKDEKVSIEASARIPGTRAKIALTTIDPQIDPIGAVVGVKGVRISAVSSQLNGENIDCVEYSSVPEMFVARALSPAIINSVKIEQAPEGNEKGKAIVTIPSDQKSKAIGKAGLNIRLASMLTKYDIELVEIEGTAPSANPMTNNTQEEKTTDTASLEALFK, encoded by the coding sequence ATGGATAAGATTATAGATATATTAGATTCAATTGCATATGAAAAAGGTCTTCAAATAGAAGATGTTGAAAATGCACTAAAGGAAGCTTTAATTAAAACAGCACTAAAAATGGTGGATGATTCACTAGTTTTTGATGCAAATATCGATAGGGAAAATAAAAAATTAGAACTATTCCAAAAAATTGAAGTAGTTGAAGAGGATGATAAAAGATTATCAGGTGAAGAACTAGACAAGTATGAAAATGTAATTAATCCTGAAAACTTTATTACTCTAAGTGAAGCAAAAGAGATAGATCCTACTTTAGAAATTGGTGATTTTATGAACTATGATCTTGAGTTTGAAAATATGGGAAGAAATGCTGCAACAATTCTTCATAATAATTTTGAATATAAAATTCAAAGGTTTATTGAAGAGAACCTTTTAGCAAAATATAAAAATAAAATTGGAAAAACTGTAGCGGGTACTGTTACAAGAATTGATAGGTCAGAAAATACATTTATTGAAATTGGTGAAATCAAAGGTATACTGCAGCGAAAAAGTAGAATCAAAGGTGAAAGCTTTAGAGTTGGTGATACTGTAAAAGCTGTAGTAAAAGGTGTAAATATTGATAAAACAAATGGTTTAATCATTGAAATATCTAGAACTTCTCCAAAATTTTTAGAAAACCTTTTAACACTTGAAGTACCTGAATTAAAAGATGAAAAAGTTTCTATTGAAGCAAGTGCAAGAATTCCAGGGACTAGAGCAAAGATTGCTTTAACTACAATTGATCCTCAAATTGATCCAATTGGTGCAGTTGTTGGAGTAAAGGGGGTTAGAATTTCTGCTGTTTCATCTCAATTAAATGGAGAAAATATTGATTGTGTTGAATATTCATCTGTTCCAGAAATGTTTGTTGCAAGAGCATTATCTCCTGCGATTATCAACTCAGTTAAAATTGAACAAGCGCCTGAAGGAAACGAAAAAGGTAAAGCAATTGTTACAATTCCAAGTGATCAAAAATCAAAAGCAATTGGAAAAGCTGGTTTAAATATTAGATTAGCTTCAATGCTTACAAAATATGATATTGAATTAGTTGAAATTGAAGGAACAGCTCCAAGTGCAAACCCAATGACTAACAATACTCAAGAAGAAAAAACTACAGATACTGCATCACTTGAAGCACTATTTAAATAA
- the mqnE gene encoding aminofutalosine synthase MqnE codes for MSIIEKLENSERLNYEDAIKLYDLDLFTLAHYANKIREERHGKKTYFNINRHINPTNICKDVCQFCAYSASRKNPHQYTMSHEEILEVVKNSSKNDIKEVHIVSAHNPNTGLQWYMDVFKKIKENFPSIHVKALTAAEIHFLSTEYNLTYQEIINMMISHGIDSMPGGGAEIFDEKVRKKICGGKVTSQQWLEIHKLWHKAGKQSNATMLFGHVESPEHRIDHMIRLRDLQDETGGFNAFIPLVYQTENNYLKVKAPITGQEVLKTYAIARIVLDNIPNIKAYWATSTVKLALIAQEFGSNDVDGTIEKESIQSAAGAGSAKGVALKEFVDLIKSAGFTPVERDSVYNELKTW; via the coding sequence ATGAGTATAATAGAAAAACTAGAAAATAGTGAAAGATTAAATTATGAGGATGCAATTAAACTTTATGATTTAGACCTTTTCACTTTAGCACACTATGCAAACAAAATTAGAGAAGAAAGACACGGTAAAAAAACCTATTTTAATATAAATAGACACATTAATCCAACAAACATATGTAAAGATGTTTGTCAATTTTGCGCCTATAGTGCAAGTAGAAAAAATCCACACCAATACACAATGAGCCATGAAGAGATTTTAGAAGTTGTAAAAAACTCTTCAAAAAATGATATAAAAGAGGTTCATATAGTATCAGCTCACAATCCAAATACAGGATTACAATGGTATATGGATGTGTTTAAAAAGATTAAAGAGAATTTCCCTTCTATTCATGTAAAAGCTTTAACAGCAGCTGAAATTCACTTCTTAAGTACAGAATATAATTTAACTTATCAAGAAATTATTAATATGATGATTAGCCATGGAATTGATTCAATGCCAGGTGGAGGGGCTGAAATTTTTGATGAAAAAGTACGAAAAAAAATCTGTGGAGGAAAAGTTACATCACAACAATGGCTAGAGATACATAAACTTTGGCATAAAGCAGGTAAACAAAGTAATGCAACTATGCTATTTGGACATGTTGAATCTCCTGAACATAGAATTGACCACATGATAAGACTTAGAGACCTACAAGATGAGACAGGTGGTTTTAATGCATTTATTCCATTAGTTTATCAAACTGAAAACAACTACTTAAAAGTAAAAGCACCCATTACTGGACAAGAAGTATTAAAAACATATGCAATTGCTAGAATTGTTTTAGATAATATTCCAAATATTAAAGCATACTGGGCAACTTCAACTGTTAAATTAGCTTTAATTGCTCAAGAGTTTGGTTCAAATGATGTTGATGGAACAATTGAAAAAGAGTCTATTCAAAGTGCAGCAGGGGCTGGAAGTGCAAAAGGTGTTGCATTAAAAGAGTTTGTTGATTTAATTAAAAGTGCTGGATTTACACCTGTTGAAAGAGATTCTGTTTATAATGAATTAAAAACTTGGTAA